In Miscanthus floridulus cultivar M001 chromosome 5, ASM1932011v1, whole genome shotgun sequence, one genomic interval encodes:
- the LOC136450362 gene encoding single myb histone 4 yields the protein MGAPKQKWTSEEEDALRAGVRKHGAGKWRTIQKDPEFSPVLSSRSNIDLKDKWRNLSFSASGLGSSKVRVPRITGPASSPSSSSQALLLPAPNKVTEATLPADAEKKPQDGKTPPKYGAMIMEALSELNEPNGSDIAAIFHFIEERHAVQPTFRRFLTAKLRRLADSNKIVKIDKSYRLPDSFATRTPAPIKASAPKQKDPSKPSKVSKTIGLFTASSPALEAAMAAAVKVADAEAKAHDAHDQMMEAERILKMAEDTESLLTIAVEIYDRCSRGEITTLVPVAQRDF from the exons ATGGGCGCGCCGAAGCAGAAGTGGACGTCGGAAGAGGAGGATGCGCTCCGCGCCGGCGTGCGCAAGCACGGCGCCGGCAAATGGCGGACCATCCAGAAGGACCCCGAGTTCAGTCCGGTCCTCTCCTCCCGCTCCAACATCGACCTCAAG GACAAATGGAGGAATTTAAGTTTCAGTGCAAGTGGACTGGGATCAAGTAAAGTACGGGTTCCAAGGATAACTGGACCCGCATCTTCCCCATCGTCTAGCTCACAGGCTCTGCTTCTCCCAGCGCCAAATAAAGTTACTGAAGCTACACTGCCTGCAGATGCTGAGAAAAAGCCACAGGATGGGAAAACTCCACCAAA GTATGGTGCCATGATCATGGAAGCTCTTTCGGAATTGAATGAGCCGAATGGTTCAGATATTGCTGCAATCTTCCACTTCATAGAG GAAAGGCACGCGGTGCAACCCACCTTTAGAAGATTTCTAACCGCAAAGTTACGGCGACTTGCAGACTCAAACAAAATTGTAAAG ATAGATAAGTCTTATAGGCTCCCAGATTCCTTTGCAACAAGGACTCCAGCTCCAATAAAAGCTTCAGCTCCAAAACAGAAGGATCCATCGAAGCCATCGAAGGTGTCAAAGACCATAGGATTGTTTACTGCCTCCAGCCCTGCACTAGAGGCAGCGATGGCAGCCGCTGTCAAGGTGGCTGACGCGGAGGCAAAAGCACATGATGCACATGATCAGATGATGGAGGCAGAAAGGATCCTCAAGATGGCTGAGGATACCGAGTCTCTCCTCACAATTGCAGTAGAGATCTATGACCGAT GTTCAAGGGGAGAGATAACCACATTGGTTCCAGTGGCACAAAGGGATTTTTGA